The following DNA comes from Camelina sativa cultivar DH55 chromosome 14, Cs, whole genome shotgun sequence.
TTTGTAACGGCCAAAGAGAGATGAAAAGCATCATAAAACCGCTACCTTTCGAGGTTTTGCCTTCACAACATCGGAATCTTGTTTGTTAAAGCCAATGGCAGTGGCAGACAATCCAAAGAAGTTGAACCTACAATTGTTTTCCATAACAATCATAGACGTAGAAAAGCTTAATAACAGTAAAGGACTATCACAAAGTGATGCAATTGGACTGACGAAATAAAGACTACAGAAGCTACTTCCACGCCAAACAAACTCACAGGTGCCAGGGTATCAGGGATTCCCAGTACAGCTGCAACAAATTTACAGACCACTTCCCCTATATTTGAAGAGATCATGTATCTAATGAATTGCTTcgtgttattatatatagccCTTGCTTCTGCAACAGCCTATCAAGAAGCGATAATTTATATCAGACTGGGGAGAAGGGTGGTCAACTAAGATTTGCATAATTTAATAGATGTGATATATGAATATCTGAAGTGTATGCCAGAATCAAGCACAAAGGTAAAACTCTAAGAAAAACATAAGGAAGCAAACATACCGCGACAATTGAAGCAAAATTATCATCAGCCAAAACCATATCCGAAGCACTCTAGAAATCAAAGCAATGTGAGAAAAATTATGTTAAACGCAGCATGGAAATATGAACCCTTGGTAAGCCAGTTTATTGAAAAAAAGGAACAGTCCAGTATTAGTAGCTTAACTAGTCTGCAGTCGCATTGCATTGTATCACTACTATAGCACAAGCAATAACCAGAAACTTATTCACTATATTTTCGTTTCAATTGCAATAACCATAAAACTCTATCGCTTAGACCTTTTAGATATAAGCtctcttcataaatttttgGATCATCTTCAACGAAGTATCTTGGCCATTATTCTAGCATAGTGAACTATAAACACGGAAGCTTCAGTTGGCTCAATCTTCTTTTCCGACATCTCTTGCATGAGTGTGACCGCCTTATGTACAGACCCATTCCTAAAACAACAAGCTATTAGTGCTGTGTAAGGCATAGCATCAGGCTTCAATCCACTATCTATCATTTCAACAAAGATCCTTTCCGCCTTTTGAAGATCCTGAATCTTGCACTGCTGATCAATCAAAACCGTGTAGTAGACAACGTCTGGTTAACATTAGAGGCTTCCATTTCCATCTTCACATCCACCTCTGAAATGCTATTGAGTAAAACTGTGTATGTTACCACATCAGGTTTAACATTTTTCCTCTTCATGTCTTGAAAAAGAGCATTGGCTTGCTTCAGCTCATTTAACCGGCAATAGGTGTTAATCATGTTTGTGTAAGTGAACAAATCAGGGATAATCTCTTTAgtaactaatattttaaaaaactgcCGGGCTTTTCTCACATTATTAACTCGACACCAAGCACCAATTAACCTTCCATACATGCTCTTTTCAGGTTCGACTCCAAGTTCCCACATTCTATCCAGTAAGTCTTGAGCTTTGCTGATATAATCCTTCTGGGCGCAAAGACTAGTGAATAGAGTAAAATACACACTCTTGGGAAGAGGGAATTCTAATGTAATGAATCTTTCATAGGCCTGATCAAGCCAGCCAGCTTCAACATAACCTTTTACCATACTTACATCGTTTTCCCGAGATCGATGTTCCAAACTCTTATAGAAAGCTTCAGCCTTGTCTATTCTACCAGCAGCAAAGAAGCCTTCAATGACCATGCTGTGTGTAACGGAAGTGGGGTTTACACCACGATCTTCCATCCGTTTTAGAGTTTCACATGCCTTTTCTGCAAGGTCATTCCTAGCTAATCCACCGGCAagtacattatatataataatatcagGTGTTTTACCTGTTGACTCTATTTCAGTCATCAAATGAGAGGCCTCAGAACATTTACCTTGTAGACAGCAACCACCTATCAAAGTCGTGTAGTTGATGACGTCAGGAGCTATTCCTTTACCCGTCATTTCTCGAAACAACTCAATAGCTTCTTCTACTTTGCCAAGCTTTCCCAAAGCATCAAATGCGACATTGTAGCAAACCCTATCAAGAGAGATGTTCATCTCTCTaaacttttcaaaccaaaaacaagcTTCAGAGAACTTTCCCATCTGACAAATGCACTGAAGGACTGAGCTTACAATCACACGATTTATTCTTACATTTTTCTCCATCATTTTACAAAAAACATCCAAAGCTTTAGGTATATTCATATTCTTGCGATGTCCCTCAATTATAGCAGAGTAAACATAGACATGCGGATCAATCCCAAGTTCCTCCATGTCAAGAACAACTTTTTCAGCATCTTCTATATTCATCTCTTTACACAAACCACGGACCACTCTGTGATATGAAATTCCAAGATCACTCTTATCCACCAGAATATTTGCTTCCCTCAGTAGTTGGAGTAGAAGATAAGCTATACCTGACATCTTATTTAAACAGAGTCCTTCGATGAAAGTTATATAAAACAGGCAAGGCTTCCTCGTCTCAGAGTCAAAGAGTCTTCTAAGAAACTTCTCTAGTCCTTTTATATCCTCGTTTCTATGCAAAGCTTGAACCATAAGCACATAACTATGCGCATCCGCATCCAAACCCAGCCGCTCTATTTGCAAGAAACTAGCCATCGCCATACTGTTTTTTCCAGAAGCAATCATACGgttcatcatcaaattcaatGCCTTTATATCTGGACCACATCCTAAGGGACTAGCCTGGAAAAATATATCGATAGCTTCGTCAAACATCTCAAGATTAGCGTAGGCTTTGCACTGGAGAGGCTGCTCAACAACAGCAATGACTTTTCTCCCTCCTCTTCTGCTTCTCCAATGGCGTTAAACAAATCCATGACAGTGAAACCGCGTCCCTCATCTCCTTTTCTAATGAGTTCCACAAAAAAAGGATCCAACTTCTGATCCAAACCACAACCACAGACGATTCTGATCACAGCTGCATAAGCTTGGAGACTAGGCAGAGACCCATTTCCTTCAATTCGTTTAAGAAACGACAAAGCAAGAAAAGGATCATCTTTCATAGTATTTAAAACCCGAAGAACCTCAATTTCATTCAACTCCAACACATCACAATCAAAGTTACCTTCTTTCACTTGCTCTGAGTGTGAGATTGAAGGGTTCGTCCGGTCAAGTGCTGCAGGAACCACGTAGAATCGCGAAGAGGGTGCTTTACGAATCAATCCTCTCACAAGCGAGAGTAACGGAATCAGAAAAACCCGCATTAGACGTTTCCCGATCCTGTGGCAGCCGGAAAAGTACAACTGGCGGTTTTTTCACCGACGACGATTGAGGTTTTAACATGATAGTGTATATtaaccaaaaccgaaccgattccaaatcttttttaaaaaatcaaatcaaatcgaaATAAGTTAAACCGGTGGTGCCACTAAATTGTACCGGGTTCAAGATCAAGATTGTACGGCCAAAGAAGCAGGCAGGTCACTTCACTTCCAGATCCAGTCCCACACCCTATGACAGATCAGAGTGCATTATCAAAGAGACAAGACGCTTCACCATCAATGTTGTCTCCAGCCATACTATGAATAATGAAAGTACTaagattttttaacaaaaataatcacATTCAAGCCTTTGAAATCACTTGAAGATGAGGCTCATGATAATCAATTTCTTACTATTTTGGTCATTGATGTTACTATCATTCTTCAGCATCTTCAACCACCAGTTTCATAATGCTACAACCAATGGTAACATCATTCATCTTTTTTGGTCTTGTTTATTCAAGAAATGCTCCTTTGACTTAAGTATACTTCATGTTCCTGTAATAGGTTCCGGAAAACCGAGGGATAAACTGTTAGGAGGGCTGCCTACTGAAGAGCTTGAGTAGACATCAGTCTTCCTTTTATCGCAAGCCTTCGCCATACAAACCATCCAAATATCTTGTCTCTAAGCTTAGAAGCTATGAGATGCTTCACAAGCGTTGCGGTCCAGGCACAAAAGCTTACAAGAAAGCAATAGAGAATCTTGGTCGTCATAATGGTGATGAGAATTATTCAAGCAAATCTGTTGGTGAATGCAGATACATTGTGTGGATTGCTGTTTACGGGCTTGGAAACAGAATACTTACTCTTGCCTCTGTCTTCCTCTACGCTCTCTTGACTGAGAGAGTCATGCTTGTTGACCAACGCAAGGACATAAGTGATCTCTTCTGTGAGCCTTTTCCTGGTACTTCCTGGCTACTCCCTCTGGATTTCCCACTCACAGATCAGCTAGATAGCTTCAACAAGGAAGATTCGCGTTGTTATGGGACAATGTTGAAGAGTCATGCCATTAACTCCACTACGATAGAAAGCATCATCCCCTCGTACCTTTGTTTCTATCTTATTCACGATTACGAGGACCATGATAAGATGTTCTTTTGTGAAAGAGATCAAAGTCTCATCAGGCAAGTCCCCTGGTTGGTCTTCAACACAAACCTTTACTTCATTCCATCTTTATGGTTGATCCCTAGCTTCCAAACCGAACTAAGCAAGCTATTCCCACAGAAAGAA
Coding sequences within:
- the LOC104740071 gene encoding LOW QUALITY PROTEIN: probable fucosyltransferase 8 (The sequence of the model RefSeq protein was modified relative to this genomic sequence to represent the inferred CDS: inserted 2 bases in 1 codon); translation: MRLMIINFLLFWSLMLLSFFSIFNHQFHNATTNGSGKPRDKLLGGLPTEEXLSRHQSSFYRKPSPYKPSKYLVSKLRSYEMLHKRCGPGTKAYKKAIENLGRHNGDENYSSKSVGECRYIVWIAVYGLGNRILTLASVFLYALLTERVMLVDQRKDISDLFCEPFPGTSWLLPLDFPLTDQLDSFNKEDSRCYGTMLKSHAINSTTIESIIPSYLCFYLIHDYEDHDKMFFCERDQSLIRQVPWLVFNTNLYFIPSLWLIPSFQTELSKLFPQKETVFHHLARYLIHPTNQVWGMITRSSNAYLSRADERLGIQVRVFSKPAGYFQHVMSQILACTQREKLLPEVFASEPLGITNTSRSPKHKAVLVTSLYPEYSEKLRSMYWEGPSSTGEMIQVYQPSQEMYQQTDKKLHDQKALAEIYLLSLMDYIVTSDSSTFGYVAQGLGGLKAWILYKPKNHTTPDPPCVRAVSMEPCFLRAPLYGCQAKKVKTTPFVKYCEDRITGLKLVDPADHGTL